In Rhizobium gallicum bv. gallicum R602sp, the following proteins share a genomic window:
- the fghA gene encoding S-formylglutathione hydrolase: MKTISLERSYGGTQGVYAHRSDTCNCDMTFAVYLPPQAQERPCPVVWYLSGLTCTHANVMEKGEYRRAAALLGLIVVCPDTGPRGDDVPDDPGNWQFGSGAGFYLDATCPPFDVNYRMYSYVSEELPHLIASEFPADMDRQGVFGHSMGGHGAITLALKHPDRFRSCSAFAPIARPTVAGWSRPAFERYLGTDEGAWRQYDSCALIEDGFRFPELLVDQGAADAFLEDGLRPSELQRACEQAGIRLNLRMQEGYGHSYYFISTFMEDHLKRHPERFNR; encoded by the coding sequence ATGAAGACAATTTCGCTCGAACGGTCGTATGGCGGAACCCAAGGTGTCTACGCCCATCGCTCCGACACCTGCAACTGCGATATGACCTTCGCCGTCTATCTGCCGCCGCAAGCGCAAGAGCGTCCGTGCCCGGTGGTCTGGTATCTGTCGGGACTGACCTGCACCCATGCCAATGTCATGGAAAAAGGCGAATACAGGCGGGCCGCTGCACTGCTGGGACTGATTGTCGTCTGTCCTGATACAGGCCCCAGAGGCGACGACGTACCGGACGATCCCGGCAATTGGCAGTTTGGAAGTGGCGCCGGCTTTTACCTCGACGCGACATGCCCGCCGTTCGATGTGAACTACCGCATGTATTCCTACGTCTCGGAGGAACTTCCCCATCTTATTGCGTCGGAATTCCCGGCGGACATGGACCGCCAGGGCGTGTTTGGACATTCCATGGGGGGCCATGGTGCGATTACGCTCGCCCTGAAGCATCCCGATCGCTTCCGCAGCTGCTCTGCATTCGCGCCAATTGCGAGGCCCACGGTGGCTGGGTGGTCTCGACCCGCCTTCGAGCGTTATCTCGGCACTGACGAAGGCGCCTGGCGGCAGTACGACAGTTGTGCGCTCATCGAAGATGGCTTCCGTTTTCCCGAGCTCCTCGTCGATCAGGGCGCGGCAGACGCGTTCCTCGAGGACGGGCTGCGTCCCTCTGAGCTGCAGAGAGCCTGCGAGCAAGCGGGCATTCGCCTGAACCTTCGGATGCAGGAGGGCTATGGCCATTCCTATTATTTCATTTCGACTTTCATGGAAGACCATTTGAAGCGGCACCCTGAGCGGTTCAACCGCTGA
- a CDS encoding DUF3861 domain-containing protein, which produces MAHNYRVTVERLEGDVPSTADEALVFQTTNHDDLFKIISAVRQKQLLPDDETAEFTIGLKLFAEVLMRHRADTPFKELFPHIGSFMKSLKR; this is translated from the coding sequence ATGGCTCACAATTACCGGGTCACGGTGGAGCGGCTGGAGGGCGACGTCCCTTCCACTGCCGACGAAGCTCTCGTTTTCCAAACCACCAATCACGACGACCTGTTCAAAATCATCTCGGCAGTTCGCCAAAAGCAGCTGCTGCCTGACGATGAGACGGCGGAGTTCACCATCGGATTGAAGCTGTTCGCAGAGGTTCTCATGAGGCACCGAGCGGATACGCCCTTCAAGGAACTGTTCCCGCATATCGGCAGCTTTATGAAGTCTCTGAAGCGCTGA
- a CDS encoding sugar ABC transporter substrate-binding protein — MKNRVLKAALLAGLAVSATLGFAGTALADGEKYVLIHHSPDSETFWNTVKNGASLAAENVGATVTFRNPPTGDLADMVRIIQQTAAEKPDGIIVTIPDVETVGGAIEDAVAKGIPVVTMNTGTAEESKKLGALLHVGQPEFDAGKGAGERAKAAGITSFLCVNSLFPNIAGQQRCEGFAAGLGVPLGDQMIDSGTDATEIANRVKAYLSNHPDTGAVLTLGPMTALPTIKALKDTGLAGTIFFATFDLTPEISQAIKDGVINFAIDQQPFLQGYLPVITLTNDLRYGVLQANSVLSGPGFVTKDNLALVESLAGKYR; from the coding sequence ATGAAAAATCGTGTATTGAAGGCGGCGTTGCTTGCTGGTTTGGCTGTCTCGGCCACTCTGGGCTTTGCCGGAACTGCTCTGGCGGATGGGGAGAAATACGTTCTCATCCATCATTCGCCTGACAGTGAGACGTTCTGGAACACCGTGAAGAACGGTGCCAGCTTGGCCGCCGAAAATGTCGGAGCGACCGTGACCTTCCGCAACCCGCCGACCGGCGACCTGGCTGACATGGTGCGCATCATCCAGCAGACCGCCGCCGAAAAGCCGGACGGGATCATCGTCACTATTCCCGATGTCGAGACGGTCGGCGGCGCCATCGAAGACGCGGTTGCCAAGGGCATCCCCGTAGTCACGATGAACACCGGCACGGCAGAAGAATCCAAGAAGCTCGGCGCCCTGCTTCATGTCGGACAGCCCGAATTCGACGCAGGCAAGGGTGCCGGGGAGCGCGCGAAGGCCGCCGGCATCACTTCGTTTCTCTGCGTCAACAGCCTCTTCCCCAACATCGCGGGGCAGCAGCGTTGCGAGGGCTTTGCGGCAGGCCTGGGTGTGCCGCTCGGCGATCAGATGATCGACTCGGGTACCGACGCGACCGAAATCGCAAACCGTGTGAAGGCGTACCTTTCCAACCACCCGGATACGGGCGCTGTTCTGACTCTGGGGCCGATGACCGCCCTGCCGACGATCAAGGCGCTCAAGGATACCGGTTTGGCCGGCACGATCTTTTTTGCGACCTTCGACCTCACTCCGGAGATCTCGCAGGCGATCAAGGATGGCGTCATCAACTTCGCCATCGACCAGCAGCCGTTCCTTCAGGGCTATCTGCCGGTGATCACCCTCACCAACGACCTTCGCTACGGCGTCCTGCAGGCGAACTCGGTGTTGTCCGGTCCCGGCTTCGTGACCAAGGACAACCTGGCTCTCGTCGAGTCGCTCGCCGGCAAATACCGGTAA
- a CDS encoding LysR substrate-binding domain-containing protein, giving the protein MLFDQFATMTQDAISGLGVALLPDYLAGSEIAEGRLVPILERSVPGSGVYWSVWPQSRANYPLLEAFRA; this is encoded by the coding sequence ATGCTCTTCGATCAGTTCGCGACGATGACACAAGACGCGATCTCCGGTCTCGGTGTCGCTCTTCTTCCGGATTATCTCGCCGGCAGTGAAATCGCCGAAGGACGGCTGGTGCCGATCTTGGAGAGATCGGTGCCTGGGTCGGGGGTCTATTGGTCGGTCTGGCCGCAATCGCGTGCCAATTATCCGCTGCTGGAGGCTTTCCGCGCCTGA
- a CDS encoding YceI family protein has protein sequence MKYRLAALLLSMTALAGAVSPARAAKFDIDPVHSGIAFYIDHLGFSKVIGVAQEFSGAFDFDVSKPDASSLDVKVSVASISTNNKQRDGDIQGADWLNATEFPEITFVGKEFKKTTGNKGQIVGDLTIAGVTKSTTLDVTFNKEGQNPWDKSHVVGFSATTKVKRSDFGMKAALGMIGDEVDLVIQVEGREHQG, from the coding sequence ATGAAATACCGACTTGCAGCATTGCTACTTTCGATGACGGCGCTCGCTGGCGCAGTGTCGCCCGCCCGGGCTGCGAAATTCGACATCGATCCGGTCCATTCGGGCATTGCGTTCTACATCGACCATCTGGGATTCTCGAAAGTGATCGGCGTCGCGCAAGAGTTCTCCGGCGCGTTCGATTTCGACGTTTCCAAGCCAGACGCCAGCAGCCTCGATGTCAAGGTCAGCGTCGCTTCGATCTCGACGAACAACAAGCAGCGTGATGGGGACATTCAGGGAGCCGACTGGCTCAATGCTACCGAATTTCCGGAGATCACCTTTGTCGGCAAGGAGTTCAAAAAGACGACCGGCAACAAGGGACAGATCGTCGGAGACCTGACGATAGCGGGGGTCACGAAATCCACGACGTTGGACGTCACGTTCAACAAGGAAGGCCAGAACCCCTGGGATAAGAGCCACGTTGTCGGTTTCAGCGCCACGACCAAAGTCAAACGCAGCGATTTCGGCATGAAGGCTGCACTCGGCATGATCGGCGACGAGGTCGATCTCGTGATCCAGGTGGAAGGTCGCGAACACCAGGGATAA
- a CDS encoding ABC transporter permease — MTTTIGADERVKHTSTVRRALVRPELGAMGGTIAVFAFFIILAGNTQMFALDGIMNWSTVSAQFVVLAVGVSLLMITGEFDLSLGSMVGFSGMMFGLLAVYVGLPAWAAIGVTVLACGLIGAINGLLVIRTGLPSFIVTLAFMFILRGLTIWSAITFNKQPVVSGIADISAGDPVAWLFGGKALGALFAWLGEQGWIATYTRGTRMGQPIVDGIPMLIIWAIVMVIVGQWVLTRTRFGNWIYAAGGDPQAARYIGVPVARVKVAMFIVAALCATLLGISQAVEFGSAASDRGMMKEFEAIICVVIGGALLTGGYGSVIGAALGAVIFGVVQQGLFFTNVESSLFRVFLGSILLAAVIANTYIRRAITGER; from the coding sequence ATGACCACGACAATCGGCGCTGACGAGCGCGTTAAACACACGTCAACTGTCCGCCGGGCGCTCGTCCGTCCCGAGCTTGGAGCCATGGGCGGCACCATCGCGGTGTTCGCATTCTTCATCATCCTTGCCGGCAACACGCAGATGTTCGCCTTGGACGGGATCATGAACTGGAGCACCGTTTCGGCGCAATTCGTCGTCCTCGCTGTCGGCGTCTCGCTGCTGATGATCACCGGCGAGTTCGATCTCTCGCTAGGTTCGATGGTCGGCTTCTCCGGCATGATGTTCGGTCTGCTGGCTGTCTATGTTGGCTTGCCTGCGTGGGCGGCCATAGGCGTCACCGTACTAGCTTGCGGTCTGATCGGGGCGATCAATGGCCTGCTGGTCATTCGGACCGGACTGCCTTCGTTTATCGTCACGCTGGCCTTCATGTTCATTTTGCGCGGCTTGACGATCTGGAGCGCGATCACCTTCAATAAGCAGCCGGTCGTGTCGGGGATTGCCGATATCTCCGCAGGTGATCCCGTAGCCTGGCTTTTTGGCGGCAAGGCACTCGGAGCGCTGTTCGCATGGCTCGGAGAGCAGGGGTGGATTGCGACCTATACCCGCGGCACCCGAATGGGACAGCCGATCGTTGACGGCATCCCGATGTTGATCATTTGGGCTATCGTTATGGTGATCGTCGGCCAGTGGGTGCTCACCAGGACTAGGTTCGGTAACTGGATCTATGCGGCCGGTGGCGACCCTCAGGCTGCGCGGTATATCGGCGTACCTGTCGCCCGCGTAAAGGTGGCGATGTTCATCGTTGCGGCGTTGTGCGCCACGCTCTTGGGAATTTCCCAGGCGGTGGAGTTCGGCTCGGCTGCCTCCGACCGGGGCATGATGAAGGAGTTCGAGGCAATCATTTGCGTGGTCATTGGGGGTGCTTTGTTAACGGGCGGATATGGCTCCGTTATTGGCGCCGCGCTGGGGGCCGTCATCTTCGGCGTCGTGCAGCAGGGTCTGTTCTTTACCAATGTCGAGAGTTCCCTGTTCCGGGTATTTCTCGGATCGATCCTCCTCGCCGCCGTTATCGCCAACACTTACATCCGCCGCGCGATCACCGGAGAGCGATGA
- the gfa gene encoding S-(hydroxymethyl)glutathione synthase → MANIGIHPHLDGGLKNGAVPFAGGTLVCECTKNPVKVKIMGDIAHNHACGCTKCWKPKGAAFSIVAVAPSENVEVIENGDKLAVVDANALIQRHACKECGVHMHGPVEREHPFKGLSFLHPERFEEERWAAPGFAAFVSSIIESGSDPTQMDTVRARLRELNLEPYDCLSPSLMDYIATWTAKTNGVLAA, encoded by the coding sequence ATGGCAAATATCGGCATACACCCCCATCTCGATGGCGGATTGAAGAACGGTGCGGTGCCCTTTGCGGGAGGCACGCTGGTCTGCGAATGCACGAAGAATCCGGTGAAAGTGAAGATCATGGGCGATATCGCCCACAATCACGCCTGCGGCTGCACCAAGTGCTGGAAGCCAAAGGGCGCGGCCTTTTCGATCGTTGCAGTCGCTCCGTCTGAAAACGTTGAGGTGATCGAGAATGGCGACAAGCTTGCCGTCGTCGACGCCAATGCCCTCATCCAGCGGCATGCCTGCAAGGAATGCGGCGTTCACATGCATGGACCGGTCGAGCGCGAACATCCGTTCAAGGGTCTCTCGTTTCTGCATCCGGAGCGCTTCGAGGAAGAGCGCTGGGCGGCCCCTGGTTTTGCGGCATTCGTGTCTTCCATCATCGAGAGCGGTTCCGATCCGACGCAAATGGACACTGTCCGCGCTCGCCTTCGCGAGCTGAACCTCGAGCCTTACGATTGCCTCTCTCCCAGCTTGATGGATTACATCGCCACTTGGACGGCGAAGACGAACGGCGTTCTGGCAGCATAG
- a CDS encoding alcohol dehydrogenase catalytic domain-containing protein, protein MEMMRAARLHSVGQPMRIDEVERPKATGSDVVVRVKACGMVPNLANVLANWETWYPQMPLPPRPAIHGLDPSGIVHEVGPQVVNIKPGDRVYVNPGRFCGTCHHCSSGKPQACEHWTLGGYFGYNQKSLEMFARYPYGGFGEFMLAPQAQVIKIPDSMSFVQGSRLGYLGTSYAALKKCGPLMGKTLIINGATGTLGLGATLFALAMGIAKVFAVARGEKLLERLKAIAPDRIVTFSNVNGSSGSFVKEQTNGSGADLMLDTLGAKAPLDSMLDAMGGVKRGGRVVNIGGTSGPLPVDVKWWMDEQMELIGSVWFTAAEGMEIAAMVEAGIIDMSVMSPMVWPLEKINEAISGVGKDEGGFTYYAVEL, encoded by the coding sequence ATGGAAATGATGCGTGCTGCGCGCCTGCATTCCGTTGGTCAACCGATGAGGATTGATGAAGTTGAGCGGCCGAAGGCAACAGGAAGCGACGTCGTCGTCCGCGTGAAAGCCTGCGGAATGGTTCCGAATTTGGCGAACGTCCTGGCCAACTGGGAAACCTGGTATCCGCAGATGCCACTCCCGCCGCGCCCGGCAATCCATGGCCTCGATCCCAGCGGGATCGTCCATGAGGTCGGCCCTCAGGTCGTCAACATCAAGCCTGGCGACAGGGTGTATGTGAACCCGGGTCGATTCTGCGGCACTTGCCACCATTGTTCGTCGGGCAAGCCGCAGGCCTGCGAACATTGGACCCTAGGCGGCTACTTCGGCTACAATCAGAAAAGCCTGGAGATGTTCGCGCGCTATCCTTACGGCGGCTTCGGCGAATTCATGCTCGCTCCGCAGGCGCAGGTTATCAAGATCCCCGATAGTATGAGTTTCGTTCAAGGCTCTCGCCTTGGTTATCTTGGCACCTCCTACGCCGCCCTCAAGAAATGCGGGCCGCTAATGGGCAAGACCCTGATCATTAACGGCGCGACCGGCACGCTGGGGCTCGGGGCCACGCTGTTCGCGCTGGCCATGGGCATCGCAAAGGTCTTCGCCGTCGCCAGGGGCGAGAAGCTCCTTGAGCGGCTGAAGGCGATCGCTCCCGACCGGATCGTCACCTTTTCGAATGTCAATGGATCGTCGGGAAGCTTCGTCAAAGAGCAGACCAACGGAAGCGGCGCCGACCTCATGCTCGATACGCTCGGCGCGAAAGCACCTCTCGACTCCATGCTGGACGCGATGGGCGGCGTCAAACGGGGCGGTCGCGTCGTCAACATCGGCGGAACGTCTGGACCTTTGCCTGTCGACGTCAAGTGGTGGATGGACGAGCAGATGGAACTGATCGGCTCCGTCTGGTTCACTGCCGCGGAAGGCATGGAAATCGCCGCAATGGTCGAGGCGGGCATCATCGACATGTCGGTCATGTCGCCAATGGTGTGGCCGTTGGAAAAGATCAATGAGGCGATCTCCGGCGTTGGGAAGGACGAGGGCGGGTTCACTTACTACGCCGTCGAACTGTAA
- a CDS encoding DoxX family protein, with protein sequence MDFVLIDWLRILCGAWFIPHLIGKGLHYEKAGGTFEAAGFRPGKLFVGLTMVAEVCAAVGMVFSIYPRVAALFGVLVLLGAGYAVVKINGKNWRWQKMGPEYPIFWALVCLLTALV encoded by the coding sequence ATGGACTTCGTATTGATTGACTGGCTCCGCATTCTCTGCGGCGCCTGGTTTATTCCTCATCTCATCGGCAAGGGACTGCACTACGAGAAGGCTGGCGGAACATTTGAAGCGGCTGGCTTTAGGCCTGGGAAGCTGTTCGTTGGGCTTACAATGGTTGCGGAGGTGTGCGCGGCCGTTGGCATGGTTTTCTCGATATACCCCCGGGTCGCAGCCCTTTTCGGCGTGTTGGTATTGCTGGGCGCGGGCTACGCAGTTGTGAAAATCAATGGCAAAAATTGGCGCTGGCAGAAGATGGGTCCCGAGTATCCGATTTTCTGGGCACTCGTTTGTCTTCTAACGGCTCTTGTGTGA
- a CDS encoding PIN domain-containing protein, which yields MASKPPVAVYDACVLYPFHLRNVLIQCAFDGLVEARWTDDIHGEWMRNLAANTPGLPMERLELTRDRMKAVLPEADVVNYRPLIEDLKLADHDDRHVLAAAIVGKASTIVTWNLKDFPRRDLRPYGVTSKSPDDFLADLHNTFPEALLSSVRLARLNLRKTTPTVEGFIDALQQNGLKKFARMLRQNITSLD from the coding sequence ATGGCCTCTAAACCGCCTGTCGCGGTCTATGATGCCTGCGTCCTCTATCCATTTCATCTGCGGAATGTCCTGATCCAGTGCGCCTTTGATGGCCTTGTCGAGGCGCGCTGGACCGACGATATCCACGGCGAGTGGATGCGCAATCTCGCCGCTAACACTCCGGGTTTGCCCATGGAACGCCTGGAGCTCACGCGCGACCGTATGAAGGCCGTCCTCCCGGAGGCGGACGTGGTGAATTATCGTCCGTTGATCGAGGATCTTAAACTAGCTGACCATGACGATCGGCATGTACTCGCCGCTGCCATTGTTGGAAAAGCTTCTACCATCGTCACATGGAACCTCAAGGATTTCCCGCGACGAGACCTGCGGCCTTACGGCGTGACGAGCAAGTCGCCAGATGATTTCCTGGCTGACCTTCATAATACGTTTCCCGAGGCGCTTCTTTCGAGTGTCAGACTTGCGCGGCTTAATCTGCGCAAGACAACGCCAACGGTTGAAGGTTTCATCGACGCGCTTCAGCAAAATGGGCTGAAGAAATTTGCAAGGATGCTCCGCCAGAACATCACCTCGCTGGACTGA
- a CDS encoding MBL fold metallo-hydrolase: MFRRIAIALTLVVTFATSGSPMWAQSTAPTDDDLKVTLLGTGTPTFNIRRFGFANLVQAGGMNIMIDSGRGAGIRLFQAGVSPGAIEAIFLTHLHSDHITGLPDILATGYLGWKLIGGRKSGLNIYGPKGTAEMSRGLSMFFAADSAIRSADEGLKAEAMGVNAVEIEAGLVFEKNGLRVTAFPVNHGEKIKSAFGYRIDYNGHSVVFSGDTKYDEKVVANAKGADLLIHEFAASPQDMLDDPVYQKILDHHTTPREAGKVFAESAAKLVVFSHQGLLPGKNGLPSWDEVVAQVRESYTGELVIGEDLMQFQIGQGGRTILMKGAEWPR, from the coding sequence ATGTTTAGAAGAATCGCCATCGCGCTGACTTTGGTCGTCACGTTCGCTACTAGCGGATCGCCCATGTGGGCTCAGTCAACCGCACCTACCGACGATGACCTGAAAGTCACTTTACTTGGAACCGGCACTCCCACATTCAACATCAGGCGGTTCGGGTTTGCAAATCTTGTACAGGCCGGTGGCATGAACATTATGATCGACAGTGGCAGGGGCGCTGGAATACGCCTGTTCCAAGCCGGCGTGTCGCCTGGAGCCATTGAGGCGATCTTTCTCACACACCTCCATTCCGATCACATCACTGGCCTGCCGGATATCCTCGCGACGGGTTATCTGGGTTGGAAGCTCATTGGCGGCAGAAAGTCGGGCTTGAACATCTACGGACCCAAAGGGACCGCCGAGATGTCTAGGGGCCTCTCGATGTTCTTCGCCGCAGATTCCGCAATCCGTTCCGCCGACGAAGGACTGAAGGCTGAAGCAATGGGTGTGAATGCGGTCGAGATCGAGGCCGGCTTGGTGTTCGAGAAGAACGGACTGAGGGTGACCGCCTTTCCCGTGAACCACGGGGAGAAGATTAAGTCGGCTTTTGGCTATCGCATCGACTACAACGGACATTCCGTCGTCTTTAGCGGCGACACGAAATACGACGAGAAGGTCGTTGCAAACGCGAAAGGCGCGGATTTATTGATCCACGAGTTCGCGGCGTCCCCGCAGGATATGCTCGACGATCCCGTCTATCAGAAAATTCTTGACCACCACACGACGCCGCGCGAGGCGGGAAAGGTTTTTGCGGAGTCCGCAGCTAAGCTTGTCGTCTTCTCTCATCAGGGATTGCTGCCGGGCAAGAATGGTCTTCCGAGTTGGGATGAAGTCGTCGCGCAAGTGCGTGAGAGCTATACTGGAGAACTCGTGATCGGCGAAGACCTGATGCAATTCCAAATCGGACAAGGCGGTAGGACCATCTTGATGAAGGGGGCGGAATGGCCCCGATAA
- a CDS encoding S-(hydroxymethyl)glutathione dehydrogenase/class III alcohol dehydrogenase codes for MDVRAAVAVQAGKPLEVMTVQLEGPRAGEVLVEVKATGICHTDDFTLSGADPEGLFPAILGHEGAGIVVDVGPGVTSVKKGDHVIPLYTPECRECPSCLSRKTNLCTAIRATQGQGLMPDGTSRFSIGKDKIHHYMGCSTFANYTVLPEIAVAKVNADAPFDKICYIGCGVTTGIGAVINTAKVEIGATAIVFGLGGIGLNVLQGLKLAGADMIIGVDINNDRKVWGEKFGMTHFVNPKEVGDDIVPYLVNMTKRGADQIGGADYTFDCTGNTKVMRQALEASHRGWGKSVVIGVAGAGQEISTRPFQLVTGRSWMGTAFGGARGRTDVPKIVDWYMQGKIQIDPMITQTMPLEDINKGFELMHKGESIRGVVIY; via the coding sequence ATGGACGTTCGCGCCGCCGTTGCCGTTCAGGCTGGAAAACCGCTGGAAGTCATGACCGTGCAGCTGGAAGGCCCGCGGGCCGGCGAGGTTCTGGTCGAGGTCAAGGCGACCGGCATCTGCCACACGGACGATTTCACGCTGTCTGGGGCCGATCCGGAGGGCCTGTTTCCGGCAATCCTCGGTCATGAGGGTGCCGGCATCGTCGTCGATGTCGGCCCGGGCGTCACTTCGGTCAAGAAGGGCGACCACGTCATTCCGCTCTACACGCCGGAATGCCGTGAATGCCCGTCCTGCCTGTCGCGCAAGACCAATCTGTGTACGGCGATCCGCGCCACCCAGGGCCAGGGGCTGATGCCGGACGGCACGAGCCGCTTTTCGATCGGCAAGGACAAGATCCATCACTACATGGGCTGCTCGACCTTTGCCAATTACACGGTGCTGCCCGAGATCGCCGTTGCCAAGGTCAATGCGGACGCTCCCTTCGACAAGATCTGCTACATCGGCTGCGGCGTCACCACCGGCATCGGCGCCGTCATCAACACCGCCAAGGTGGAGATCGGCGCAACGGCGATCGTCTTCGGCCTCGGCGGCATCGGCCTCAACGTTCTCCAGGGCCTGAAGCTTGCCGGTGCCGACATGATCATCGGTGTCGACATCAACAATGACCGCAAGGTGTGGGGCGAAAAGTTTGGCATGACGCATTTCGTCAATCCCAAGGAGGTCGGCGACGACATCGTGCCCTATCTCGTCAACATGACGAAGCGTGGCGCCGACCAGATCGGCGGCGCCGACTACACCTTCGACTGCACCGGCAACACCAAGGTGATGCGCCAGGCGCTGGAAGCCAGCCATCGCGGCTGGGGCAAGTCGGTCGTCATCGGGGTGGCCGGTGCCGGCCAGGAAATCTCCACCCGCCCGTTCCAGCTGGTCACCGGCCGCAGCTGGATGGGCACCGCCTTTGGCGGCGCGCGCGGCCGCACCGACGTGCCGAAGATCGTCGACTGGTACATGCAAGGCAAGATCCAGATCGATCCGATGATCACCCAGACGATGCCGCTCGAAGACATCAACAAGGGCTTCGAACTCATGCACAAGGGCGAAAGCATCCGCGGCGTCGTGATTTATTGA
- a CDS encoding helix-turn-helix domain-containing protein has product MASQIVHFAGLSDRDRKAASPLPKLGAGDRLELHVRHEGGKEQTLSIPPSAAAAVEALLAHMLRGERVAVLAEDQELSPTEAAAILGISRPLVVLRMDRGDLPFRYVGKHRRALLKDVLGLKSRLDVRQAAVDALAEDTEDLIQTHGL; this is encoded by the coding sequence ATGGCCAGCCAAATCGTTCACTTCGCCGGACTGTCGGATCGCGATCGCAAGGCAGCCTCGCCTCTGCCGAAACTGGGCGCAGGCGACAGGCTGGAACTTCATGTTCGTCATGAAGGCGGGAAGGAACAGACGCTCTCGATACCGCCCTCGGCCGCCGCGGCAGTTGAGGCGCTTTTGGCGCACATGCTGCGCGGCGAACGTGTTGCCGTGCTGGCCGAAGATCAAGAACTGAGCCCGACCGAGGCGGCGGCTATTCTCGGCATCTCTCGTCCCCTCGTCGTCCTGCGCATGGATCGGGGCGATCTGCCATTCCGCTACGTGGGCAAACACCGCCGTGCTCTTCTAAAGGATGTGCTCGGGCTGAAATCCAGGCTCGACGTCCGTCAAGCGGCGGTTGACGCGCTTGCCGAAGATACCGAGGACCTGATCCAGACCCATGGCCTCTAA
- a CDS encoding TetR/AcrR family transcriptional regulator — MARLTREQSQARTKEKLLASAYEVMARYGYAGASIERIAEEAGYSKGAFYSNFANKEDIFLQLLAGNAGGDVVQLTELLGKHDDPMGLIDVLAAWANDRGDDRRWGMLAIELLRMAQHDHTLGDRHVKLFRDQWEGVGKILIDKLNLVLQPPASPFYIGGIVLELTYGGISSFLKDGASGDMVRVVLREMYRSSRAATPAARATA; from the coding sequence ATGGCACGACTGACACGTGAGCAAAGTCAGGCTCGAACAAAGGAAAAGCTTTTGGCCTCCGCTTATGAAGTCATGGCACGGTACGGCTATGCCGGGGCTTCGATTGAACGCATCGCTGAAGAGGCAGGCTACTCGAAGGGGGCGTTCTATTCGAATTTCGCCAACAAGGAAGATATCTTCTTACAGCTTCTTGCTGGCAACGCGGGTGGCGACGTCGTTCAGCTAACCGAGCTTCTCGGAAAACACGATGACCCAATGGGACTGATCGATGTCTTGGCGGCGTGGGCTAACGACCGCGGCGACGACCGCCGGTGGGGCATGCTGGCGATAGAGCTTCTTCGAATGGCCCAGCATGACCACACACTTGGAGACCGGCATGTAAAACTGTTCAGGGATCAGTGGGAAGGTGTCGGCAAGATTCTGATCGACAAGCTGAACCTTGTTCTGCAGCCGCCGGCGAGCCCATTCTACATCGGCGGTATCGTTCTTGAACTCACCTATGGCGGTATTTCGAGCTTCCTCAAGGACGGGGCATCCGGGGACATGGTCCGGGTCGTGCTGCGGGAAATGTACCGATCTTCACGAGCGGCAACGCCAGCCGCGCGGGCCACTGCCTAG